One Mercenaria mercenaria strain notata chromosome 12, MADL_Memer_1, whole genome shotgun sequence DNA segment encodes these proteins:
- the LOC123533309 gene encoding centromere protein K-like, whose product MLKDILDEIARVEAEVAELNEKLAAIRNFPRLTQDISGAGDEDVQLQVDTNILREKCKQMKAQIDNPKEAELMSLPDNEELQFHALKEDLVRKAAQYQECFAFLNVQRKELVEDMEREEKTNEELKAVVKAAEMKLEETIHEKHTKSEVVRRLETKCSKLDKANSKAWKEMSAFLDEHYPLPDQDAFTKVKKKVHVGGVEDVNLIRLENLKPLKAIVKELMTACVDTPNDPYIVTDHQYWPPYVDLLLQVDIALRHPDDWKRVKLMPFHL is encoded by the exons ATGCTGAAAGATATCCTTGATGAAATTGCACGAGTTGAAGCAGAGGTTGCGGAACTCAATGAAAAGTTAGCTGCTATAAGGAATTTTCCCCGGCTAACCCAAG ATATTTCTGGAGCAGGGGATGAAGATGTACAACTGCAGGTTGACACAAACATTTTGAGGGAAAAATGTAAACAGATGAAGGCACAGATAGACAACCCAAAAGAAGCAGAATTGATGTCACTGCCGGACAATGAAGAGTTACAGTTTCATGCTTTGAAAGAAGACTTAGTGAGAAAAGCTGCACAGTACCAGGAATGTTTTGCTTTTCTGAATGTACAGAGGAAAGAGCTTGTTGAAGATATGGAAAGAGAAGAAAAGACAAATGAAGAATTAAAAGCAGTAGTGAAAGCTGCTGAAATGAAACTAGAAGAAACCATTCATGAAAAACATACAAAATCAGAGGTTGTCCGAAGACTAGAGACAAAGTGTTCAAAACTTGATAAGGCCAACAGTAAAGCCTGGAAGGAAATGAGTGCCTTTTTAGATGAACATTATCCTCTTCCTGATCAAGATGCATTTACTAAGGTCAAGAAAAAGGTTCATGTTGGCGGAGTTGAAGATGTGAATCTTATAAGACTGGAGAATCTAAAACCGCTGAAAGCTATTGTTAAGGAATTGATGACAGCTTGTGTTGACACACCAAATGATCCTTATATAGTTACAGACCACCAGTATTGGCCGCCATATGTTGACCTGCTCCTCCAAGTAGATATAGCACTGCGACACCCAGATGACTGGAAACGAGTTAAATTAATGCCATTTCATTTGTGA